Part of the Rhizobium sp. WYJ-E13 genome is shown below.
ACGGCAAGCTCCTTCTCGAGCAGATCGCGTGCGTGCCGCAACCGCTCCTTCAGCAGCCACTCCCCGACACTGTCGCCCGTCGCTGCCTCGAAGCGGCGCTGGAAGGTGCGCATGCTCATGCCGGCCCTGCCGGCAAGCAGGCTGATCGGCTGCTCCTCGGAAAGCCGCTCGCGCATCCATTCGATCAATGGCCCGAGACGAATGCCTTCCCTTTCCTCCGGCACGGGAGCCGCAATGAACTGTGCCTGCCCGCCCTCACGGTGCGGCGGAACGACGAGACGCCGCGCGACGCTGTTGGCGGCGTCCGGGCCGAAATCGCCGCGCACGACATGCAGGCAGAGATCGATGCCGGCGGCACTGCCCGCCGCCGTCAGGATAGTTCCTTCGTCCATATAGAGCACATGGGCATCTAGGGCGATGTCGGGGTAACGCTCGGCAATCGAGGCGACATAACGCCAATGCGTCGTTGCGCGCCGCCCGGCGAGCAGGCCCGCCGCGGCAAGGACGGCGACACCCGAGCAGAGTGACATCACCCGCGCGCCGCACTCGTGGGCGGTCCGGAGCGATGCGATCAGAGGCTCCGGCACCGGTGCATCGATCGATCGCCAGCCCGGCGCGATGATCAGGTCCGCCTCGTCGAGCAATTCAAGCCCTCTGTCGACCGCAACCGTCAGCCCGCCGGCAGCCCGCAGCGGGCCGGGCTCGACGCCGGCGACCGAGAAACGATACCAGCTCTCGCCCATTTCCGGCCGCGACAGGCCGAAGACCTCATAGGCAATGCCGAATTCGAAAGTGCAGAGCCCGTCATAGGCAAGCACCACGACATGCGGCCCCCGTGTCTTGTGAACATCCGATTCTGGCATGATCTTTACGCTATCAGTCACGATGGCCAATATTGCTCATCACTATCATCGGCAATGATCGGCTGCAACCAAGTCAAGAAAGGACAAGATCATGCCGAGCCCGGTTTCCGAAATTCCCGCCGCCGCACCCGAAGCTGCCGCCGAACACTTCGCCCGCAAACTCGCCTTCGAGACCGACTGTTCGGATGTGAACGCCGCCTTCGCTTCGGGCAAGGTCGATTTTGTGCTGCTCGACGTCCGCTCGCCGGCACTCTTCGCCCTCTCGCATGTTCCAGGCGCCCTCAACCTGCCGCACGGCAAGATGACCGGGCATCGCATGTCACAATGGCCTGCGGATACACTGTTTGTTGTCTATTGCGCCGGGCCGCATTGCAACGGCGCGGACAAGGCTGCACTTCGCCTGTCGCGTCTCGGCCTGTCCGTCAAGCTGATGATCGGCGGCCTGACCGGATGGGCAGACGAAGGTTTTGCTTTCGAGGGCGAGGCAGGCGCTGCCGCCTGATCAAGGATCCTCTCACCGGCAGTGCCCTTCGGGACCGCATTATATGCGGCCTCACACTGCCGGCCACGCAAACAGATCCCGAAGAATCGGATTGCCATTCTCAGCGAAATCCATGTTTTTCTATGATTTTCTCTGGAAATACGCCAAAGCTGCCGTATATCGCTAGTTTGGTCAGTCCTATCCGGGCGGCATCCTATGCGACAACTTGGAACACGGTCAGCATGTCACTTCGCAGTGCCCTACGCGCACAAACAGCAGATTGCCATGCCAAGGTGGACGCCCACTTCGGTAACTTCAGCCTTTCCGATATCCGCGATTACAAAGCTTTCTTGCGCGCCCATGCCCGTGCCGTTCCTTCGATTGAATCGGCTCTGGAACGGACCAGCATCATCAGGCTGCTGCCGGACTGGCCAGAGCGCCGGCGAACATCTCTTCTCCTTGCCGATATAGCCGCGCTGAACGAGCTGCCTCCTCAGCCCCTTCTACAGCCCGAGTTTCACGATGACGCATCCCTCTGGGGCGCGCTCTATGTACTGGAAGGATCGAAGCTTGGCGGGGCCATGCTCGCAAAGGCCGTGCCCGACCACCTGCCGAGCAGCTATCTCAGTCCCCAGGGTCCGAAGGGCGCCATGCGCGTATTTATGAAACGTCTGGATGCAAGTGGCGTTGACGATATCGCAGGCGCAGTTGCGGCTGCACGCGATGTCTTCGCTCTCTTTCTGAAGGCTGCACAGCTCGAACTGGAAGCGGCTTGATGAGCCAGACCACAGCTCCCGTCGATCTGACCAATTGCGATCGCGAGCCGATCCATCAGCTCGGTTCCGTCCAGCCCTTCGGTTTTCTGCTTGCGGCATCCTCGGACTGGATCGTCACCCGTGCCTCCGCAAATCTTTCGGAATTCCTGGCCATAACCCATGCCGAAGCGGTTGGCCGGCCTGTCTCGTCGATTCTTACGCCCGAAGCACTCCACAGCCTTCGCGACAGACTTGCCACCCTGCGCGGACCCGACATCGTCGAACGTATTTTCAGCATTGCGCTGACTTCGGCTAACCGGCGCTTTGACGTCGCAATCCATGTGAGCCACGGCCAGGTCATCATCGAGGGCGAACCTTGCAACGAAGGCAAGGCCGACGCGCCGTCGCTCTCTATGCGCAGCATGATGTCCCGCCTCGACCATACCGAAACGCTGGAGGCCTTCTTCCGCGAAGGCGCCCGCCAAGCCCGCGCCTTGACTGGTTTCGACCGCGTGATGGTCTATCGCTTCGACGATAGCGGCTCCGGCGAGGTCGTGGCAGAAGCTGCCCGGCCGGGTATCGGCTCGTTCCTCGGCCTGCATTATCCCGCGTCCGATATTCCGGTGCAGGCGCGCGCGCTCTATCTGCGCAATCTCTTCCGCATCATTGCGGATATCCATTCGACACCGGTGCCGATCCTGCCCGAACTCGACGAGCATGGCCGCCCGCTTGATCTCTCCATGTCCGTGCTGCGGTCGGTTTCTCCCATTCACATCGAATATCTGAAGAATATGGGCGTCGGCGCCTCGCTCTCCATTTCAATCGTCGCCGATGGCAGGCTATGGGGCCTATTTGCCTGCCACCACTACAGCGCCCGCCTACCTTCGGCCGAAAGCCGCTCCACGGCCGAGCTCTTCGGCCAGATGTTCGCCTCCCGCCTCGAAAGCCGCGAACGACGCCTGGCGCTCGACTACGAGACCAAGGCACGCCGCATCGCCGACCGGCTTCTCACCTCCGTTGCCGACAATGCAAGCCTGCTCGACGATCCGACGTGGCTGATCGACGCGCTGGCGGATGCCATTCCCGCTGATGGTATCGGTGTGTGGATCAACGGGCGGCTGGCGATTGCCGGCCTCGGGCCGAATGAAAAAAGCTTTGCCATCCTTGTCCGCCACCTCAATCGCAATGCCGCCGGCCGGGTCTACGCGGTGGATCGCCTTGGCGAAACCTATCCCGATATCGAAACCGATGGTGCCGTAGCCGGCATGCTCGCCATTCCGATCTCCCGCTCGCCACGCGATTACGTCGTGCTCTTCCGCCAGGAGATTGTGCGTACCGTCCGCTGGGCCGGAGATCCGCACAAGCCCGTGGAATATGGCCCGAACGGCCCGCGCCTCACCCCTCGCAAGAGTTTCGAAGCATGGTCCGAGCTGGTGCGCGGCCGCTCCCTGCCCTTCACCGAAGCAGAGCGCCGCGTGGCGGAAACCATCCGTGTTACGCTGATCGAAGTCGTACTGCGCCTGACCGATGAAGCAAGCATGGCGCGCCAGCTTGCCAATGAACGGCAGGAATTGCTGATCGCCGAGTTGAACCATCGCGTCCGTAATATCCTCGGCCTGATCGGCGGCCTGATCCGCCAATCACAATCGACCTCCATCAGCCTGCCGGATTATGTCCGCCAGCTTGAGGGCCGCGTCCAGTCGCTCTCCAGAGCGCATGACCAGATCACTCGCGACCACTGGGCGCCCGCCTCGCTTCGTCAGTTGCTGCTTGCGGAAGCCGCCGCCTATCTCGGGAAAAATGCCCAGCGTATACGCATGACCGGCGACGACGTGCTGCTCGAGCCGCAGGCCTTTTCCACCACCGCCCTCGTCTTCCATGAACTGGTGACCAACAGCGCCAAATATGGAAGCCTTTCCGGATCCGGCTTTATCGACCTCAGCTGGAGCACGGACGAGGAAGGCAATCTCCACCTGAACTGGCGCGAAAAGGATGGCCCGCCCGTGGTCGAACCGACGCGCCACGGTTTCGGCTCGACAATCATCCGCCGTTCAATCCCCTACGATCTCGGCGGCAGGGCCGAACTTCGCTACATCAGCGATGGCCTGGAGGCCGATTTTTTCATCCCCGCAAAACACGTCAATGCGGTGAGCGCCGCAGGCGAACGTCCCGCACCGGCCCCGGTGGAAATTGCCGAGCGCAGCAAGGCGGCGGCCAATGACGAGCTTCTCTGCGGGCTCAATGTGCTATTGGTCGAAAACAACCTCATCATCGCCATGGACGGCGAAGACATTCTGCGCCGTCTGGGCGCGGAGGTCGAGACCGCGCCAAGCGTCGCCGACGCGATTGAACTCCTGGCCGGCCAGTCCTTCGATCTGGCGCTTCTCGATGTCAATCTCGGCGATGAGACCAGCTTCGCCATTGCCGACCGTCTAGCCGCCAGTAACGTGCCTTTCGTTTTCGCGACAGGCTACGGTGAGGGGATCGCGCAGGCGCACAGCCATTCGGATGCGCCAGTTCTGCAAAAGCCCTATACGATCGAGGGAGTGACGGACATTCTGGTTCGCATGCCTCTCCCAAAGAGATCCTGATCGTCAGGTGCCGGAACGATCCGGCCTCAACCCGCCAATGAAAAGCTGCTCCAGGAAACGCGCCGCATCCTCGAAACGCCCGTCGCCCGAATGCTCTTCGCCGAGCACAGCGCGAACCTGCACGTCGAAATCGGCATAGTGCTGCGTCGTCGACCAGATCGAGAAGATGAGGTGATAGGGATCGCAATAGGCGATCTTGCCGCTCTTGATCCAGGTGCGGATGACGGCCGCCTTTTCATCGACCAGCTCTTTCAGCGGTCCCTTAAGCATATCGAGGACGTGCGGCGCGCCCTGCAGCATCTCGTTGGCAAAAAGCCGGCTCTCGCGGGGGAAATCGCGCGCCATCTCGAGCTTGCGGCGGATATAGCTGCGGATCTCCGATTCCGGATTGCCTTCCGCATCGAAGGCCCTCAGCGGCTCCAGCCAGTTGAAAAGCACCCGGTCGATCAGCGCGCGGTGCATGGCTTCCTTGGTGCGGAAATAATAGAGGAGATTCGGCTTCGACATGCCGGCCACCTCGGCGATCTGGTCGATGGTCGAGCCGCGGAAGCCGCT
Proteins encoded:
- the ftrA gene encoding transcriptional regulator FtrA, whose translation is MTDSVKIMPESDVHKTRGPHVVVLAYDGLCTFEFGIAYEVFGLSRPEMGESWYRFSVAGVEPGPLRAAGGLTVAVDRGLELLDEADLIIAPGWRSIDAPVPEPLIASLRTAHECGARVMSLCSGVAVLAAAGLLAGRRATTHWRYVASIAERYPDIALDAHVLYMDEGTILTAAGSAAGIDLCLHVVRGDFGPDAANSVARRLVVPPHREGGQAQFIAAPVPEEREGIRLGPLIEWMRERLSEEQPISLLAGRAGMSMRTFQRRFEAATGDSVGEWLLKERLRHARDLLEKELAVSLDDIAIASGFGTLATMRHHFRRRLGTSPSAYRKSFGN
- a CDS encoding rhodanese-like domain-containing protein, translated to MPSPVSEIPAAAPEAAAEHFARKLAFETDCSDVNAAFASGKVDFVLLDVRSPALFALSHVPGALNLPHGKMTGHRMSQWPADTLFVVYCAGPHCNGADKAALRLSRLGLSVKLMIGGLTGWADEGFAFEGEAGAAA
- a CDS encoding biliverdin-producing heme oxygenase, which translates into the protein MSLRSALRAQTADCHAKVDAHFGNFSLSDIRDYKAFLRAHARAVPSIESALERTSIIRLLPDWPERRRTSLLLADIAALNELPPQPLLQPEFHDDASLWGALYVLEGSKLGGAMLAKAVPDHLPSSYLSPQGPKGAMRVFMKRLDASGVDDIAGAVAAARDVFALFLKAAQLELEAA
- a CDS encoding HWE histidine kinase domain-containing protein, giving the protein MSQTTAPVDLTNCDREPIHQLGSVQPFGFLLAASSDWIVTRASANLSEFLAITHAEAVGRPVSSILTPEALHSLRDRLATLRGPDIVERIFSIALTSANRRFDVAIHVSHGQVIIEGEPCNEGKADAPSLSMRSMMSRLDHTETLEAFFREGARQARALTGFDRVMVYRFDDSGSGEVVAEAARPGIGSFLGLHYPASDIPVQARALYLRNLFRIIADIHSTPVPILPELDEHGRPLDLSMSVLRSVSPIHIEYLKNMGVGASLSISIVADGRLWGLFACHHYSARLPSAESRSTAELFGQMFASRLESRERRLALDYETKARRIADRLLTSVADNASLLDDPTWLIDALADAIPADGIGVWINGRLAIAGLGPNEKSFAILVRHLNRNAAGRVYAVDRLGETYPDIETDGAVAGMLAIPISRSPRDYVVLFRQEIVRTVRWAGDPHKPVEYGPNGPRLTPRKSFEAWSELVRGRSLPFTEAERRVAETIRVTLIEVVLRLTDEASMARQLANERQELLIAELNHRVRNILGLIGGLIRQSQSTSISLPDYVRQLEGRVQSLSRAHDQITRDHWAPASLRQLLLAEAAAYLGKNAQRIRMTGDDVLLEPQAFSTTALVFHELVTNSAKYGSLSGSGFIDLSWSTDEEGNLHLNWREKDGPPVVEPTRHGFGSTIIRRSIPYDLGGRAELRYISDGLEADFFIPAKHVNAVSAAGERPAPAPVEIAERSKAAANDELLCGLNVLLVENNLIIAMDGEDILRRLGAEVETAPSVADAIELLAGQSFDLALLDVNLGDETSFAIADRLAASNVPFVFATGYGEGIAQAHSHSDAPVLQKPYTIEGVTDILVRMPLPKRS
- a CDS encoding TetR family transcriptional regulator C-terminal domain-containing protein, yielding MAIPRAAKTLRRTRIQEEKEEQILEAALDVFSVSGFRGSTIDQIAEVAGMSKPNLLYYFRTKEAMHRALIDRVLFNWLEPLRAFDAEGNPESEIRSYIRRKLEMARDFPRESRLFANEMLQGAPHVLDMLKGPLKELVDEKAAVIRTWIKSGKIAYCDPYHLIFSIWSTTQHYADFDVQVRAVLGEEHSGDGRFEDAARFLEQLFIGGLRPDRSGT